The window GGTCCGGCAATGGCAAGATGCAAGGCGATACGGTTGTCGATGCGCTCGCGCCGGGCCGTTATCAGCTGGCCTTCGGCCTGTATCAGCCGGGTTTGCGCATCAATAAGCTCGAAAATGGTGCCCACACCGCTCGCATACTGACGCTCGACGAGTTCGAGCGCGGCCTGCGCTTCTTCCCTGGCGGTTTCCAGTGCAGCAACGCGGTCCGCCAGCAGGCTGTCTGCGGTCAGGGCGTTCTCCACCTCGCGCAAGGCGGTGAGGCTGGTGTTGACGTAGCTGGCGGCCTGCGCGCGGGCCAGAGCGGCGGCACGGTCGCGTTCGGCGCGCAGCGCGCCTGCCCGGAATATCGGCGCAGTGATCGATGCCGTCAGGCTTTCCACCAGCGTGGAAGGCGAAAACAGGTCGGAAATCTCCGTCGTCTGGCCGGAATACGAGCCGATCAGCGATAGGGACGGGTAAAGCGCCTTGCGGGCTGCTTCGGCAGAAAATCCGGCAGCCGCCAGCCGGAACTCGGCAGCGACCACGTCGGGCCTGCGGCTGATCAGCTCTCCGGGTGTCCCCGGCGCAGGCAGCGCGGCGAGCATTGGCAGCTCTGCTCCCGGCGTGACAGAACCATCCGGGTAGGCTCCCAGAAGCGTCTGCAGGCCGCGGGCCGTCTGGCTTTCTGCGCGCTGGCGGATGGAGAGCGTGGCTTGCGAGCTGGCGAGCGCAGATCGCGCCGTGCGCACGTCCGAAGAACGCACCACGCCGCGCACGAAGCGCCGCTCGACGATATCGAGCTGACGCTGGCGGGTGGCGACATCATGTTCGGACAGCTCGCGCTGCAACCGGGCTTCGGTCAGCGCGAACCAGGTGCTGGCGACGCTGGCGGCAATGGAAAGCTCCGCGCCGGCATAGTCTGCTTCGGCGGCCTCGGCGCTCAGCGCACTGGCGCGGGCGAGGTTCGATATCCGGCCCCACACATCAGCCTGCCAGCTGACATCAATTCCTGCCGAGTACACCTCGCCTGCAGGACGGGTGACGGCTGTGGTGCCGAAATCCACCGAAGGCAGGCGCGGCGCCTGGCCGGCGCGTGCCGAAGCTCTGGCGGCTTCTGTATTGGCGCGCGCCGCTGCGAGATCCGGGTTGTTGGCCAGTGCCGTGCCGATAAGGCCGGGCAGGGCCCCGTCGCCCAGTGCGCTTACCCAGTCGGGCTCCTGCGGTCCATGCGCTGCGGGCGCACTGACATAGGTGTCCGGCAGGGCGAGATCCGGGGCGGCAGAGAGGTGCGGCGTGCCTGCGCACGCCACGACGATCAATGAGGAGGAGAGTATGAGGCTATACCGGAGCACCCCGGATTCCTTCTTTTCGTGGTGGTTCAAGATGGGGGCACCCTACTGGCGACTATGCGAATGTCAACAAAAGTTTATCGAAAAACGCTAAAAATATCTCGAATTACAGAAAATTCATCTTGTGACCGCTATCCCGGCTTTCACGCCGCAGCCACATTGAGTCGTCAAAAACCCGTGCTAAGACCGGCAGATGACCAGCGAGAACCCCACCGTCAGAACGCGCACCACGCCGGACCGCCCGCGCCGCCGTGACATCGTCATTACGGCGCTGCTCGCACTTGTGGTTCTGCTGGTTTTGCTGGTTGGCGGTGTGCTGGCGCCGGGCGCCTGGCTGGCCGCATCGCTGGCCTTCTCGGCCCTGGCCTTCATCTACTTCCTGACGGCAGTGACGCGAGCCGCGCCCAAACCATCCGCGCAGATCACCCGTCCGGTGGTTTCCAGCGAGTTGGAAACGGCCAGCGCCATGCTGGAGAAAATCGCTGTTCCGGTTCTGCTGATCGGTCCGGGCGGGCGTATCGAGCGGGCCAACCCGGCGGCGCGCGCCTTTCTTGCCCTGGGCGCTGAAGGCGGGCTGTTATCGACGTCCTTGCGTCAGCCGCGCGTGCTTGAGGCGGTCAGTGCGGCGTTGCGCGGGGAACGCGGAACGGTTGTCGAGTATGCGAGCCTTGCGCCGATAGAAAGCCATGTGCGCGCCTTCGTGGAGCCGCTGCGCATGCCCGTAGCGGGTCCCATGCCGTGGCGCGCCATGCTGGTTCTCGCCGACGAAACCTCGTCCAAGCGGGCAGAGCGCATGCGCGCGGACTTCCTCGCCAATGCCAGTCATGAATTGCGCACCCCTCTGGCCTCCCTGTCCGGCTTTATCGATACGTTGCGCGGGCCTGCCCGTGACGACGAGGAGGCAAGGGACCGCTTCCTGACGATCATGCGCGAGCAGACTGACCGCATGCGCCGCCTGATTGATGACCTGCTTTCGCTCAGCCGCGTTGAAATGAACGAGCATTTGCCGCCCTCGGGCGAGGCAGATCTCGGCGCTATTGTCCGTGATGTCGTTGACAGTCTCCGGCCCATGGCTGATGCGCGTTCCATCAGCTTCGAGCTCTCACTGCCCGAAGCACCAGCAAAAGTGACCGGCGACCGCGATCAGGTTTACGAGGTCGTCGAAAATCTGGTTGAGAACGCGATCAAATACTCGCCAGAAGGCGCTGTCGTTACCATCGAGGCCTTGGACAACTGCGCGCGTGATGTTGCCGAACACACGCCCGAAAGACTGGCCCCGCAGAGCGCCCGCCTGCTGCTGGCTGGTCCGCCCTTTGATCCGCGCCAGCGCTATGGCGTCTTGCGTGTTCGCGATAATGGCGCTGGCATTGACCGGCGCTACCTGCCCCGCCTGTCCGAGCGTTTTTACAGGGTCGACGGGCAGAAGAGCGGCCCGACGGCCGGAACCGGGCTGGGTCTGGCCATCGTCAAGCATATCATTACCCGTCACCGGGGCGGCTTCAGTGTCGAAAGCGCGACAGGCGTCGGCTCGGCCTTCTCGGTATTCCTGCCCAAGCCAGCCGAGGCAGTTGCCGCTGCCAGCGCGCCTTCGCCTGCAACGGAGGCCACCGCACTGGAGGCTGAAACAGAGTAATCCCCCGGCCGGGTCTGGCCTTGTCGCAAAACTGTAACGTGACCGTCATATTTGGGTGATCGATCGGCGCCAGTTTGCGCCGCTAACCGGCGAGCGGGTCAAGCAAACCATTCGCCGGACGAGGTTACAGATGCAATTGTCCCTTATCACGGCACTCGCGCTGCTTGTGCTCACGGCTGTCGGTTTCCTTGCCGGCCGCAGCCGTGCGCTCGCGCTTGCCGATAAGGACGGCGGTCGGCTTCACTCGCTGCCCGGCTATCACGGCTATTATGTTGCCATCTGGGCCGGGCTTCCCGGCTTTGCCTTTCTGGCCTTGTACGCCCTCGCCGGCACAATGATCGTGAACACGATCGTGCTGGGTCAGATGGAGCGTGCCGCACAGCCGTTGCAGGTCCGGTATGAACAGGCGCTCAATGCCGATGAGGTCTGGCCGGTGGCTAATCGCGAGATCGCCCGGCTCGAGGGCGAGATAGCGGCGCTTCGCGGCGAAGCCGAACAGGTCATTGCAGCCGAAGGCGTACAGTCGGATGCGGTAACGGCCTTGCGCGGGCGTCAGGACGAGCTGCAGTTCGCCCAGGACGATGCCCGCTTCACGCGCGATGGCCGCGCGGACGTGATCGCCAGTGAAATATTGCAGGCTGTGCCTGAAGCTGGCGATCATGCGCTGGCCCGTGCCGGGTTTGAGTTTGGCCGGCTCCCGGTTCAGGAGCGCGAGGTGTTTCTGGCCGATGCCCGTGCTTTGGCCTTCGGTGATGGCCTCTCCAGCCGCGACACAGCCGAGCTGCGCGCCACCGCCGATGCGCTGGGCCCGGTTCATTCCGCTATCGCATGGGGTGCAAGCCTTGGCGCGCTGGGGCTCGCTCTGGCCGGGCTGGCGCTGGCCCGCACGCATCTGGCAGCGCGTTTTCGCGCGCGTAACCGCGTCGAGTGGGTTATCTCGGCTGCGCTGGCGCTGGCCTCCCTGATTGCGATCCTGACGACGCTGGGCATTGTCTTTTCGCTCCTGTTTGAAAGCCTGCGCTTCTTTGCGGCCATCGACTGGCGGGTGTTCGACTTCCTGTTCGGTATCCAATGGAGTCCGCAGACGGCGATCCGGCCCGGCCAGATCGGCCAGTCCGGCTCGTTCGGCGCGGTGCCGCTATTTGCTGGTACGGCCCTTATCACGCTGATTGCGATGATGGTGGCGGCGCCGGTCGGGCTTTTTGCCGCCATCTACCTGTCGGAATACGCTGACAGCCGGGTGCGGGCCTGGGCAAAGCCGGCCCTTGAAATTCTCGCAGGCGTGCCGACGGTCGTTTACGGCTTCTTCGCGCTGCTGACGGTTGGCCCGCTCTTGCGCGATTTTGCGCTCTTCCTGGGCTATGAAGACGCCGTAACCCAGAGCGCGCTATCAGCGGGTCTCGTGATGGGCGTGATGATTATCCCGTTCGTGTCCTCGCTGTCGGACGATGTCATCAACGCCGTGCCGCAATCGCTGCGTGATGGCGCCTATGCGATGGGGGCGACCAAGTCGGAGACCATCCGCCACGTCGTCTTCCCCGCAGCTTTGCCCGGCATTGTCGGCGCGTTGCTGCTGGCGGTGTCACGCGCGGTGGGCGAGACCATGATCGTTGTGATGGCGGCCGGTCAGGCGGCCAATCTGACGGCCAATCCGCTGGAATCGGTCACCACCATCACCGTCCAGATCGTGACGCTGCTCACTGGCGACCAGGAGTTCAACAGCCCCAAGACGCTCTCCGCCTTCGCGCTGGGCCTGGTTCTGTTCGTGCTCACCTTGATCCTCAACATCATCGCGCTGCGCGTGGTGCAGAGCTATCGGGAAAAATATGACTGACGCGCCCCGCCAAGCGATAGCGGACGCGGTCCGCCAGCGCCTCGCGCGCCGCCACCGTGCGGAGGGCCGTTTCCGGGCCTTCGGTATTGGTGCCATTGCGCTTGCCATCATTTTTCTGGGCGTGCTGCTTGGCACTATCATGCTGCAGGCCAGTGGCGCTTTCACCAATTATGTCATCACCTTGCCGGTCACGCTGGAACGTGAGGTTGCCGATCCACGCGGCGACATGACCGAGGCATCCCTGAGGCGGGGCAGCTATAACCAGCTTCTCCAGCGCAGCTTGCAGTCTGAATTTCCTGCTGCCTCGTCGCGCGCGGATCTGCGTGAGCTGTTCGGGCTCTATAGCGGCTTGAATGCAGCCTCGGTCATGCGCCGCGTGATTGCCGATCCTTCGCTGGTCGGCACGACAATCCGCGTCACCATGCCGGCCAATCACGAGATAGACCTCTATCTGAAGGGCATTACCGTCGACGAGCACATATCCACGGGCAGTGGCTCGATCCAGGCTGATGCCGTGTCGGGCGATGTCACCCTGTCATCGGATACGCCTGCCTTTGCCAATGCCATTGCGCGCATCCGCCAGCAGGCCACGTCTGATCGCGATGCACTTCTGGACCGTGCTGCCCGCCTGGAAGCCGGCGCAGCAGGTGCCGAGAGCCGTGATGCCCGTGAAGCCGGGCTGGCGGCGGCGCGCCGGGCGCGCGATGAAGCGGAACGCTTTGAAGCGGTAATTGATCCTGAAACCCGGATCACGCTCGGTCCGCGTACCGCCAGCCTGTTGATCCGCCTCAATGGCGGTGTGGTCGCCGTCTCTGCCCTGACACCCGATGGCCGCGAAGCCGAGGGCCGGGTCTTGCTGCCTCTGGAGACCGCCAGCGCGTCCGCAGACTGGAGCGAGTGGGTGATTGAAACCCCGGCGGCTGGCCGGCGCATCACCGACCAGCAGGCTGTCTATGCCCGCGCGCTTGAAGAGCGTGGCATGGTCGCGCGCCGCCTCAATACCAATCTGTTTCTCAACGCCGACAGCCGTGAGCCTGAGCTCGCCGGCGTGATGGGCGCGTTCATCGGTTCAATCCTGACCATGCTCGTCACCATGCTGCTGGCCGTGCCGATTGGTGTCGGCACAGCGATTTATCTGGAAGAATTCGCGCCGAAGAACCGCCTGACCGGCTTTATCGAGGTCAATATCAACAATCTGGCTGCTGTGCCGTCGATCGTGTTCGGCCTTCTGGGGCTGGCCGTGTTCATCAACACGTTCGGCATGCCGCGCTCCGCGCCTCTGGTGGGCGGCTTCGTGCTGGCGCTGATGACCTTGCCGACAGTGATCATTTCTTCGCGCGCGGCGCTGCGTGCGGTTCCGCCCTCCATCCGCGAGGCGGCGCTGGGCATCGGTGCCTCGCGCACCCAGGCGGTGTTCCAGCACGTCCTGCCGCTGGCCATGCCCGGCATACTGACCGGCTCGATCATTGGTCTGGCCCAGGCGCTGGGCGAGACGGCGCCGCTATTGATGATCGGCATGGTGGCCTTTGTCGCAGATGCGCCGTCGCTGGGCCTGTCAGGCCTGACCCAGCCTTCTACCGTGATGCCGGTGCAGGTCTTCTTGTGGTCGGGCGCGTCCGAACGCGCCTTCGAGATGCGGACAGCGGCTGCCATTCTGGTGCTGCTGACGCTGATGATAATTTTCAACGCGGCTGCAATCATCCTGCGCCGCCGTTTCGAACGGAGATGGTGAGATGGCAGATTCTGCTGCCCCCACGCAGACCGGCAAGACGGTCTATCACGCCGCCGAGAGCAGCCATACCGTGAAGGTGGCCGCTTCCGGCGTAGAGGTGTTCTACGCCGACAAGCAGGCGCTGCACGGCATAAACCTGGACATCCAGGACCGCTCGGTCACGGCGTTTATCGGCCCGTCTGGCTGTGGCAAGTCCACCTTCCTGCGCTGCATCAACCGGATGAATGACACGATCGATACCGCGCGTGTCTCCGGCTCCATCCGTATCGATGGCGAGGAAATCAATGACCGCGCCGTTGACCCGGTCCTGCTGCGCGCGCGCGTCGGCATGGTGTTCCAGAAGCCCAACCCGTTTCCCAAGAGCATCTTTGACAATGTGGCCTATGGCCCGCGCATTCATGGCCTCGCCTCCGGCAAGGATGAGCTGGACGCCATAGTGGAGACCTCGCTGAAAAAGGCGGGCCTGTGGGACGAGGTAGCTGACCGCCTCGACCAGCCGGGCAATTCGCTGTCCGGCGGCCAGCAGCAGCGTCTCGTCATCGCACGCGCCATTGCCGTGAACCCGGAAGTGATCCTGATGGATGAGCCATGCTCGGCGCTGGACCCTATCGCGACCGCGCGCATTGAAGAGCTGATCGACGAGCTGCGCGAGAATTACTGCCTCATCATCGTGACCCACTCCATGGCCCAGGCCGCGCGGGTGTCACAGATGACCGCCTTCTTCCATCTGGGGCACCTTGTCGAGTACGGCCCGACAGAAGAGATCTTTACCAACCCGCGTGACCGCCGCACGCAGGACTACATTACCGGCCGCTTTGGATAAGCGGCTGGCCGCCTGACCAGGGAGCGCTTTTGCTCCGCAAAAAGGTAACCGCCATGAACAGCCCGGCACAGCAGGGTCATCACATCGTCAAGGCCTTCTCCGAGGAGCTGGAACAGCTTTCGGCCTCCGTTGCCACCATGGGTGGCCTCGCCGAGAGCATGATCTCCGATGCGATTGACGCCATCATCACCCGCGACAGTGATCTCGCGCTGGAAGTCGTCGAGCGCGACAAGCGCATTGACGCCCTTCAGCACGATGTCGAACGCCAGATCATCCGCCTGCTGGCGCTGCGCCAGCCGCTGGCCTGGGATTTGCGCGTCTGTATCGCCGCGCTGAAAATCTCGGCGGATCTGGAGCGGGTCGGCGACCTGGCCAAGAACATCGCCCGGCGCACGCGCGCGCTCAACGAGGCAGAACCGCTGGCGCTCACGAAGTCCGTCGAGCGCATGGGCCGTCTGGTCCAGCGCCACCTTCATGAAGTGCTGGACGCCTATGTCAGCGGCGAGATCGCCGGCGCTGTCGGGGTCTGGGAGCGCGACGATGATGTGGACGAGCACTATAATGCGCTCTTCCGCGAGCTTCTGACCTGCATGGCTGGCGACCCCCAGCTTATCGGGCCGGGTACGCATCTTCTGTTCATTGCCAAGAATCTCGAGCGGGTGGGCGACCACGCCACCAACATCGCCGAGCTGGTTCACTATGCCGTCACGGGCAGCGAGCTTACGGCCGAACGGCCCAAGGGCACGCCGCTTGAAAGCGGCGCTAGCTAGGGAACACTGCCATGCAACCGCATGTTCTGGTCGTTGAGGATGAAGATGCGCTGGCCGAGCTGCTCCAGTACAATCTGAAGAAGGAAGGCTTCCGCGTCACGGTCGCGGCCGATGGCGAGGAGGCAATGATCCTGGTGGAGGAGCGCCAGCCCGACATCATCCTGCTGGACTGGATGCTGCCGCGCGTGTCGGGCATCGAGGTATGCCGCCGCCTGCGCGGACGCCAGGAAACCCGCAATATCCCGATCATCATGCTGACGGCGCGCGGTGAGGAAGCTGACCGTATCCGCGGGCTCGATACCGGCGCCGACGACTACATCATCAAGCCGTTCCTGATGAACGAGCTGTTTGCCCGTGTCCGCGCCATATTGCGCCGTATCCGTCCGGGCCTTGCCGACGACAAGGTGGTGGTTGGCGAGATCACGATCGACCGGGTGGCCCACCGCGTCTCCCGCGCCGGGCGTGACATCCATCTGGGTCCGACCGAGTTCCGCCTGCTGGATTATTTCATGCAGCATCCGGGGCGCGTATTCTCGCGCGAGCAATTACTCGATGCGGTGTGGGGCTCGGATGTCTATGTCGAGGCGCGTACCGTCGACGTGCATGTCGGCCGGCTGCGCAAGGCGCTCAATGACGGCCATGAGGTCGACCCTATCCGCACGGTGCGCTCAGCCGGTTACGCGCTGAACGCGGAATAGAAAAAAGCCCCGGTGACATCACCGGGGCTTTTCTTTCGAGCGTAAGGACTGCGTTCCTAGAAATTGGCTCTCCGGCCCGACGCCAGGCTGTCCAGCACCGCGCGCGCATCCTCGGACGGCTTGCGCTTGCGCTTGGCCTGGGGCTGGTAGGCCATCTGGGAGTGGGCTTCGCAATAGGCTTGACCGGGCGTGGTCTTGTGGCCGCAGAAGCGGAAGCTTGCGTCAGCCGGGTCGCCGACAGGCCATTTGCACATGCCTTCGCGCAAGGTGAGCACGGTGGCGTAGTCGCCAGACGGCAGCACGTGCGGCTCCACAGGAACGGGGGCGGGTGCCGGAGCGCGGACAATGGCCGGCTCACTGCCATTGGCGGTCTTGGGCTTCGCGCCAGCCGTCGACGGGGTTGCTGCCGTGCGCGGCCTCGGAGCCAGCTTGGGCGTTGCAACGCGCCGCGTGGGACGTGACGGTGCGGCCCGGCCCGAAAGGCCAAGCCGGTGGACCTTGCCGATAACGGCATTGCGGGTTACCCCGCCGAGCTGTTTGGCGATCTGGCTGGCGCTCAGACCGTCAGCCCACAGTTTCTTCAGGGTTTCCACCCGTTCATCAGTCCATGCCATGGCGGTGCGCTCCTCGCCTTATACGCTTCGATATTGGACCCCAAGGGATTGGTAGCGATCTTCCCGCTACACCCTACATCTTGGGGTCAGACACGAAATACAGTATCGGCAGGTGACAGCAGCACAAGATGCGGCGCTGATTCGGACGTGGAAAACTTCCGCCTTGCGCACTCGCATCGCGCCGCCGGACCGTGCTAGAGGACGTGCAACTATCCGTCAAAACGAGGCGAAAAGGGTCCGGTCATGCCAGACACGTCCAGCCAGAGCGATGCCGTGAAGGCCAGCCTCGCCGGGGCCGTGCCGCCGCAGCCGCGCGTGATGGGCGCGGTAAACTGGCTGGGCCTGTGGACACTCTACAAGAAGGAAGTGCGCCGCTTTCTGAAGGTCAGCTTCCAGACGGTTGCAGCCCCTGTCGCCACGACCCTGCTCTACATGATGGTGTTTTCGCTGGCCATTGGTGTCACGCGCGAGGCGCCCGGCGGCTTTCCCTTCGTCGTCTTTCTCGGGCCGGGCCTTATCATGATGGGGCTGTTGAACAACGCGTTTGCCAACTCGTCCTCATCGCTGATCGTCGCGAAGGTGCAAGGCAATACGGTCGATTTCCTGATGCCGCCTTTGTCCGCCGGTGAGCTGGCGGCCGCTTTCATTGGCGGGGCGATCACGCGGGGCGTTCTGGTGGCGGCGGCCTCTGCCGCCGTGATTATTCCCTTCGCCTCTCTTCCCGTTGCCCATTTCTGGGCGATTGCATTCTTCGGAATGGGCGCGGCGGCCATGCTGGGCATGGCGGGCGTGATTGCCGGGGTGTGGGCGGAGAAGTTCGATCACCTTGCGGTCATCACCAATTTCATCATCATGCCGCTGACCTTCCTGTCGGGCACGTTCTATTCGATCTCGATCCTGCCCGAGCCTTTCCAGACCATCAGCCATTTCAACCCGTTCTTCTATCTGATTGACGGCTTCCGCTATGGCTTCATCGGCTATGCCGACGGCAATATCGCCATTGGCGTTGCTGTAACGCTTGTCATCAATGCCGTGCTGGTTGTTGCCTGCTACGGCGTTCTGCGTTCCGGCTGGCGGCTGAGAACCTGATTTTCTTTACCGGAGATAACCGACATGCCCACACCGCTTTTTGACACCTATGCCCCGCCCTCGCAGATATTCGAGCGTGGTGAAGGCGTCTTTCTGATCGAGCGCAGCGGCGACAAATATCTCGACTTCATCTCCGGCATTGCGGTGAATGCGCTGGGCCATGCCCACCCCAAGGCCGTGGCTGCCCTGAAAGCCCAGGCCGACAAGCTCTGGCACACCTCCAACATGTTCACCGTGCCGGGACAGCACGAGCTGGCGGCGAAATACTGCCAGAACAGCTTTGCCGACCGCGTCTTCTTCACCAATTCCGGCACCGAGGCGATTGAGTGCGCGATCAAGACCGCGCGCCACTATCATTTCGTCAATGGCCGGCCGGACCGCTACCGCATCATCACCTTCACCGGCGCCTTTCATGGCCGCACCTATGGCGGCATCAATGCGGGCGGCAATCCGGCCTATCTGGAAGGCTTCGGCCCGCGCATGGAGGGGTTTGACTCCGTTCCCTTCGGCGATCACGACGCCGTAAAAGCCGCCATCACCGAAGAAACCGCCGCCATCCTGGTCGAGCCCGTACAGGGCGAGGGCGGCGTACGCGCTTTGCCGGATGTGTGCCTGCGGGGTTTGCGCCAGCTATGCGATGAGCACGGGCTTTTGCTGATCTATGACGAGGTGCAGTGCGGGGCAGGCCGTACCGGCAAGCTCTGGGCGCATGAATGGGCGGGCCGCGCCGCGCCGGACATCATGGCGGTCGCCAAAGGGGTCGGCGGCGGCTTCCCGATGGGGGCCTGCCTTACGACCGAGGCGGCAGGCGCGCACATGGTCGTCGGCACGCATGGCTCCACCTTTGGCGGCAATCCGCTGGCCATGGCCGTTGGCAATGTCGTCTATGACGAGCTGACCGCGCCGGGCTTCCTGGAGCACGTGGTGGACATGTCCAATTTCCTGCACCAGCAACTGCATGGGCTGGCCGATACGCATTCAGCCAAGGTTGAAGAGGTGCGCGGCAAGGGTCTGCTCGTCGGTCTGAAGCTGAAGACCGGCTATGTGAACAAGACACTGGCAAAGCATGCGCGCGATAACCATCTGCTGATCGGAGCGGCCGGAGACAATGTGGCCCGTATGGCCCCGCCGCTGATCATTGAAGAAGCTCACGCCCGTCAGGCGGTAGAGGCGCTGGATAAGGCCCTCACTGCGCTTGAGCAGGGCTGATACCGCACAGCAAGGCTAACCATGGACGAGAACAAGGGTGTATCTGGCCCGGACACGCTGGGTCAGGACGATGACGTAGTAGCCGCATTCCAGCTGGATGCCCGGCCCGTTTCGGGCCGCGTGGTGCGGCTCGGCCCGGTCATTGACGAGATACTCTCCGCGCATGACCTGCCCGTGCCGGTGGCGGCGCTGCTGGGTGAAGCCGTCCTGCTGGCAGTGCTGATCGGGGATTCCCTCAAATTTCAAGGCCGCCTCATCGTGCAGGCCAGCGGTGCCAACACCAATCCCGGCGGTCTGGGCGGCGAGGGCGCTGTCAGCTTCGTGGTCGCGGACTATGCCGTAGGCGAGGGCGTGCGCGGCTTTGCCCGCTATGATGCGGAGCGCGTCGCCGCGCTGCAGGCCGAACACGGCCCGCGCCCCGGCGCCGAGCGCCTGCTGGGTTCGGGTGCCTTTGCGATGACGATTGACCAGGGTTCGGACATGGACCGCTATCAGGGCGTGGTGGCGCTGGATGGTCCTTCGCTGGCGGCCTGCGCAGAACACTATTTTGCGCAGTCCGAGCAGGTGCCCACCCGCATCCGTCTGGCCGTTGGTCAGGAAATGCTCCCCGGCGGAGACATGCGCTGGCGTGCGGGCGGGGCGATCCTGCAGCGCATTGCCGGTGATGATGCGCGCGGCCATGACGCCCATGACTTTGCCGATGCGCAGGTTCTGTTTGATACCGTGGAAGACGATGAATTGCTCGATCCCGGCGTCTCCTCCGGCCGGCTGCTTTACCGGCTCTTCCATGAGGATGGCGTGCGCCTGCAGCCTGGCAAACCGGTTGTGAAACGCTGTACGTGCGAGCGTGAGCGGCTGGCGCGCATCCTTGCCGGTTTCCCGCCCGAAGACCGTGACGAGATGGTCAAAGACGGCGCCGTTGTGATGACGTGCGAGTATTGCAATCGCGACTGGCGCTTCACCGAGGCCGAGATCGACGCGGCGGGGTAGGGCCTTCTGGCTACATTACCAGCTCGTTGTCCGATTTGTCCGCCGCGTTCCGGTCACGCGCCACGATGGCGAGGCCGAATGTGAGAATGCCAACCCGTCCGATCAGCATGAGCAGGATGACCATGAGCTTGCCCAGCGCGCTCAGATCCCCGGTCAGTCCCATCGACAAACCAACCGTGCCGAGAGCCGAAATCGCCTCAAACACCACCATTTCAAAGCTGGCGCCTGCCTCGGTGAGAAACAGCACGAACAGGGCGATGGCCAGCACAAGAAAGTAGAATCCGAAGCTGACGCTCGCCTGGTGGACACGGTCTTCGGAAATCTCCCGGCCCATATAGGTTATGGTATCGCGGCGCTTGAACACGCTGCGCATAAGGCCCGCCAGCGCCGCCAGCGTAGTTGATTTCAGGCCGCCCCCCGTTCCTGACGGGGATGCGCCAAAAACCATCAAAACGAACATCACCATCAGCACAGCCATTCCAAGATTGCCAATAGGCACTGTGTTGAACCCCACCGTCGTGCTTGCGGTCATGACCTGGAAGAAGGCGGCCAACAGCCGCTCGGCGGGGTCCAGCGCAGCGATGCTGGGTTCGGCGACAAACAGGATCACCGTGCCGCCTATGGCAAACTTGGCCGTGATCGAGAGGATAACGGTCGACGTGAAGCCCAGCGACTCCCGCTTGCGGGTCAGCCGCTCAAAAAGCGTCGTCATCACTATGAAACCGATAGCACCCAGATAGCTGAGCGCCGATATGGTGAAGACGATCCCTGCATGGC is drawn from Glycocaulis alkaliphilus and contains these coding sequences:
- a CDS encoding efflux transporter outer membrane subunit gives rise to the protein MLRYSLILSSSLIVVACAGTPHLSAAPDLALPDTYVSAPAAHGPQEPDWVSALGDGALPGLIGTALANNPDLAAARANTEAARASARAGQAPRLPSVDFGTTAVTRPAGEVYSAGIDVSWQADVWGRISNLARASALSAEAAEADYAGAELSIAASVASTWFALTEARLQRELSEHDVATRQRQLDIVERRFVRGVVRSSDVRTARSALASSQATLSIRQRAESQTARGLQTLLGAYPDGSVTPGAELPMLAALPAPGTPGELISRRPDVVAAEFRLAAAGFSAEAARKALYPSLSLIGSYSGQTTEISDLFSPSTLVESLTASITAPIFRAGALRAERDRAAALARAQAASYVNTSLTALREVENALTADSLLADRVAALETAREEAQAALELVERQYASGVGTIFELIDAQTRLIQAEGQLITARRERIDNRIALHLAIAGPFNAPAALIPSEQ
- a CDS encoding sensor histidine kinase, with product MTSENPTVRTRTTPDRPRRRDIVITALLALVVLLVLLVGGVLAPGAWLAASLAFSALAFIYFLTAVTRAAPKPSAQITRPVVSSELETASAMLEKIAVPVLLIGPGGRIERANPAARAFLALGAEGGLLSTSLRQPRVLEAVSAALRGERGTVVEYASLAPIESHVRAFVEPLRMPVAGPMPWRAMLVLADETSSKRAERMRADFLANASHELRTPLASLSGFIDTLRGPARDDEEARDRFLTIMREQTDRMRRLIDDLLSLSRVEMNEHLPPSGEADLGAIVRDVVDSLRPMADARSISFELSLPEAPAKVTGDRDQVYEVVENLVENAIKYSPEGAVVTIEALDNCARDVAEHTPERLAPQSARLLLAGPPFDPRQRYGVLRVRDNGAGIDRRYLPRLSERFYRVDGQKSGPTAGTGLGLAIVKHIITRHRGGFSVESATGVGSAFSVFLPKPAEAVAAASAPSPATEATALEAETE
- the pstC gene encoding phosphate ABC transporter permease subunit PstC, whose translation is MQLSLITALALLVLTAVGFLAGRSRALALADKDGGRLHSLPGYHGYYVAIWAGLPGFAFLALYALAGTMIVNTIVLGQMERAAQPLQVRYEQALNADEVWPVANREIARLEGEIAALRGEAEQVIAAEGVQSDAVTALRGRQDELQFAQDDARFTRDGRADVIASEILQAVPEAGDHALARAGFEFGRLPVQEREVFLADARALAFGDGLSSRDTAELRATADALGPVHSAIAWGASLGALGLALAGLALARTHLAARFRARNRVEWVISAALALASLIAILTTLGIVFSLLFESLRFFAAIDWRVFDFLFGIQWSPQTAIRPGQIGQSGSFGAVPLFAGTALITLIAMMVAAPVGLFAAIYLSEYADSRVRAWAKPALEILAGVPTVVYGFFALLTVGPLLRDFALFLGYEDAVTQSALSAGLVMGVMIIPFVSSLSDDVINAVPQSLRDGAYAMGATKSETIRHVVFPAALPGIVGALLLAVSRAVGETMIVVMAAGQAANLTANPLESVTTITVQIVTLLTGDQEFNSPKTLSAFALGLVLFVLTLILNIIALRVVQSYREKYD
- the pstA gene encoding phosphate ABC transporter permease PstA: MTDAPRQAIADAVRQRLARRHRAEGRFRAFGIGAIALAIIFLGVLLGTIMLQASGAFTNYVITLPVTLEREVADPRGDMTEASLRRGSYNQLLQRSLQSEFPAASSRADLRELFGLYSGLNAASVMRRVIADPSLVGTTIRVTMPANHEIDLYLKGITVDEHISTGSGSIQADAVSGDVTLSSDTPAFANAIARIRQQATSDRDALLDRAARLEAGAAGAESRDAREAGLAAARRARDEAERFEAVIDPETRITLGPRTASLLIRLNGGVVAVSALTPDGREAEGRVLLPLETASASADWSEWVIETPAAGRRITDQQAVYARALEERGMVARRLNTNLFLNADSREPELAGVMGAFIGSILTMLVTMLLAVPIGVGTAIYLEEFAPKNRLTGFIEVNINNLAAVPSIVFGLLGLAVFINTFGMPRSAPLVGGFVLALMTLPTVIISSRAALRAVPPSIREAALGIGASRTQAVFQHVLPLAMPGILTGSIIGLAQALGETAPLLMIGMVAFVADAPSLGLSGLTQPSTVMPVQVFLWSGASERAFEMRTAAAILVLLTLMIIFNAAAIILRRRFERRW